The window GTCCTCGACCTTCCCGCCGGCGCCCCGCTGGACGAGGCGGTCGCGCGGCTGAAGGAGCTGCACCAGGAGTACCGGGCGGAGTACCGCGCCTACTACGACCGGCACGCCACCGCGGACTCCCCCGCCCTGCGCGGGGCCGACCCGGCGATCGTGCTGGTGCCGGGCGTCGGCATGTTCTCCTTCGGGAAGGACAAGCAGACCGCCCGGGTGGCCGGGGAGTTCTACCTCAACGCGATCAACGTGATGCGCGGCGCCGAGGCGGTCTCCACCTACGCGCCCATCGAGGAGTCGGAGAAGTTCCGCATCGAGTACTGGGCGCTGGAGGAGGCCAAGCTCCAGCGGATGCCGAAGCCCAAGCCTCTCGCCACCCGGATCGCGCTGGTGACGGGTGCCGGCAGCGGCATCGGCAAGGCCATCGCGCACCGTCTCGTCGCCGAGGGCGCCTGCGTCGTCGTCGCCGACCTGAACGCGGAGACCGCCGTGGCCGTCGCCGAGGAACTGGGCGGCCCCGACAAGGCGGTGGCCGTCACGGTGGACGTCACCTCCGAGGAGCGGATCACCGAGGCGTTCAAGGCCGCCGCGCTCGCCTTCGGCGGGGTGGACCTGGTCGTCAACAACGCCGGCATCTCCATCTCCAAGCCGCTCCTGGAGACCACGGCCAAGGACTGGGACCTCCAGCACGACATCATGGCCCGCGGCTCGTTCCTCGTCTCCCGCGAGGCCGCCCGCGTCATGGTCGCGCAGGGGCTCGGCGGCGACATCGTGTACATCGCTTCCAAGAACGCCGTCTTCGCCGGACCGAACAACATCGCCTACTCCGCCACCAAGGCGGACCAGGCCCACCAGGTCCGGCTGCTCGCGGCCGAACTCGGCGAACACGGCATCCGCGTCAACGGCGTCAACCCCGACGGGGTCGTGCGGGGCTCGGGCATCTTCGCCGCGGGCTGGGGCGCCCAGCGCGCCGCGACGTACGGCATCGAGGAGGAGAAGCTCGGCGAGTTCTACGCCCAGCGCACCATCCTCAAGCGCGAGGTGCTGCCCGAGCACGTCGCGGGCGCGGTCTTCGCGCTCACCGGCGGCGACCTCACCCACACCACCGGGCTGCACATCCCGGTCGACGCGGGAGTGGCGGCGGCCTTCCTGCGCTGACCCCGGTCGGGGTGTCCGCCTGACTCCGGCCGGACACCCCCCGGCGGCACTCCCCGGGCCGCACACCCCGGGCCGCACACCCCGGGCCGCACCCCCCGGCCGCACACCCCCGGGCCGCACACCCCGGGCCGCACGCCCCCGGCGGCACTCCCCGCTCCCCGCTCGTATCTCGTTCACCTGATCCACGATCAGCCGTTCGCCGCGGAGGCTATCCCCGTGACCACCACACCACCCTCCTCGGCCTTCCGTTCCGCGTTCGCCGCGGTCGATCTGGGCGCCACCAGCGGACGGGTGATCCTGGGCCGGGTCGGCCCGGACAATCTCGACCTCACCGAGGTGCACCGCTTCCCCAACACCCCCGTGCGCCTGCCCGACGGACTGCGCTGGGACGTCCTCGCCCTCTTCCAGGGCGTGCTCGACGGGCT of the Streptomyces sp. NBC_00102 genome contains:
- a CDS encoding bifunctional aldolase/short-chain dehydrogenase, producing MASATHTTAAALIARSRRLGSDPRNTNYAGGNTSAKGTGTDPATGGDVELLWVKGSGGDLGTLTETGLAALRVDRLLALKDVYPGVEREDEMVAAFDYCLHGRGGAAPSIDTAMHGLVGAAHVDHLHPDSGIALACASDGEKLTTDCFGDKVVWVPWRRPGFQLGLDIAAVKEANPQAVGCVLGGHGITAWGDTSEECEANSLFIIRTAEEYLARKGRAEPFGPVLAGYEPLPEAERRERAAALAPVIRGLASQDRPQVGHFHDTEAVLDFVSRAEHPRLAALGTSCPDHFLRTKVRPLVLDLPAGAPLDEAVARLKELHQEYRAEYRAYYDRHATADSPALRGADPAIVLVPGVGMFSFGKDKQTARVAGEFYLNAINVMRGAEAVSTYAPIEESEKFRIEYWALEEAKLQRMPKPKPLATRIALVTGAGSGIGKAIAHRLVAEGACVVVADLNAETAVAVAEELGGPDKAVAVTVDVTSEERITEAFKAAALAFGGVDLVVNNAGISISKPLLETTAKDWDLQHDIMARGSFLVSREAARVMVAQGLGGDIVYIASKNAVFAGPNNIAYSATKADQAHQVRLLAAELGEHGIRVNGVNPDGVVRGSGIFAAGWGAQRAATYGIEEEKLGEFYAQRTILKREVLPEHVAGAVFALTGGDLTHTTGLHIPVDAGVAAAFLR